In Corvus cornix cornix isolate S_Up_H32 chromosome 28, ASM73873v5, whole genome shotgun sequence, one genomic interval encodes:
- the ABCA7 gene encoding phospholipid-transporting ATPase ABCA7 isoform X1 — protein sequence MAVGTQLGLLLWKNFTYRRRQRIQLAIEILWPLFLFLILISVRRSHPPFKQHECHFPNKALPSAGTLPWLQGIICNMNNPCFRHPTAGEAPGVVGNFDGSILSRLLTEARQVLLHGHGQRLLRSFARLLPALRRLRDSGNQRRALPVREYLRENETFSRFLRTNTSLPPVLVDELMGARLSPRIFSLESIRLPLKALVCNASVLGSFLVEGVADSTQSLQQGLCALPSSQLRAMEGSFLSQMDFPRLLAEQLSSELGGIAVTVEALGSFLRDATSLMEEVSSMTSLAELRQELEGLRAPNTSTTSTGAFTALSRIACGHPEGGGLRIPSLNWYEDNDVKAFLDRNSSEKRPVASGSSSPFCRELLRSLESNPLSQIFWRGIKPLFVGKILYTPPGPGPDSVMAEVNRTFRELAVLGELGGAWQELGPRIYTLLNSSLEMQVLQDLLLAPSTAQILDGFLNGTSWKLPELATFLAGPAGGPGLTWHQVYADVDAVLSMLSQFMECVCLDKIEAVATEEQLVARALELLEEQQFWAAVVFQPPINATAPGLPPHVRYKIRMDIDDVTRTNKIKDRFWDPGPAADPFSDLRYVWGGFVYIQDLVEQAVVRVQTGAAPRTGVYVQQMPYPCYVDDVFLRVLNRSLPLFMTLAWIYSVAMIIKGVVHEKETRLKETMKTMGLSSGILWLSWFLSSFIPFLLSSALLVLILKLGNILPYSDPAVIFLFLGTFSVATISQCFLISTFFPRANLASACGGIIYFSLYLPYVLCVAWRDYITFPIRVLVSLLSPVAFGFGCDYFSLYEEQGVGIQWHNLGASPVPGDPYSFAAAMGLLLLDAILYGLATWYLEGVFPGQYGIPKPWNFPFLKSYWFGESSSAGHSLYHISPHTAPQVLVEEPPAELQPGVSICNLVKVYGSSGRAAVNGLSLDFYEGQITSFLGHNGAGKTTTMSILTGLLPPTSGTAYILGWDIRSDIDSIRKSMGMCPQHNVLFDILTVEEHVWFYGRLKGLSEQQVQEEMEQLLQDTGLAHKRREQTRNLSGGMQRKLSVAIAFVGGSRVVILDEPTAGVDPFSRRSIWELLLKYRKGRTIILSTHYMDEAELLGDRTAIISQGRLCCCGSPLFLKARLGTGYHLTLVKRERSGTGGNTSTVPSVTKKDGSDSEHSSDTGLGSERGSDASAVDVAQLSALIQKLVPGSRLVEDIGHEVLFVLPYSGARDGTFGKLFRELDTRLGELGVSSYGISDTTLEEIFLKVAEDTGLDTDTTGTARGAAPCETGDVDVADGELAKGARRVEEPRETDLLRGAAGQACGRVRGWALTCRQLRALFTKRMLHARRSTRGFFAQIVLPAVFVCIALLFSLIVPPFGKYPPLQLQPWMYGQQFTFFSNDAPGDPDTARLLDALLAEPGFGTKCMKEEGKATGLCPPASHPDGFSAPSAPPSLLEALWRGNWTQAEPSPPCQCSGPGAHRMLPECPEGAGGLPPPQVQRGTGDILQNLTGRNISDYLVKTYPQIIRQELRNKKWVNEQRYGGFSLGAGSSQALPSAAEVDQAVLELRVLLSITPGSPSDRLLANLSRFIEGLDARRNIKVWFNNKGWHAMVSFLNVASNGLLRAWLPPGTDPTRFGITATNHPLNLTKEQLSEAALMATSVDVLVSICVIFAMSFVPASFVVFLIEERVSKAKHLQFVSGMKPITYWLGNFAWDMCNYLVPALLVILIFLCFQQESYVSSANLPSLVLLLLLYGWSITPLMYPASFLFSIPSTAYVALTCINLFIGINGSVATFVLELFVDQNLNDINRVLKKVFLIFPHFCLGRGLIDMVKNQAMADAFERFGDKRFVSPLSWDLAGKNMFAMAIEGIIFFLFTLLLQYHRFFLRLAPRALELPSLGDEDQDVARERARVGSIPLHSHLLLLKDLTKVYRRRKAPAVDRLCVAIPPGECFGLLGVNGAGKTSTFKMLTGDTEVTLGEAWLKGHSVLTDLQSVHQHMGYCPQFDAITDLLTGREHLEFYSRLRGVPEEETPRVAQWGIAALGLGPHADRPAGKYSGGNKRKLSTAIALLGCPPVVFLDEPTTGMDPQARRFLWERILGVIRDGRSVVLTSHSMEECEALCTRMAIMVNGRFRCLGSVQHLKNRFGDGYTVVVRAGGPGPAAVQALLQQHFPGIVLRERHGGLLQYHLPARVASLATVFSLLAAHRGPCHIEDYSVSQTTLDQVFVHFAQEQSDGDVGEVTAPEQDAAPSPGRRLTTFLEDDSYQESAV from the exons ATGGCCGTGGGTacccagctggggctgctgctctggaagaaCTTCACCTACCGCCGGCGGCAGCGG ATCCAGCTGGCTATCGAGATCCTGTGGcccctcttcctcttccttatCTTGATCTCAGTGCGGCGATCCCACCCGCCCTTCAAGCAGCACGAGT GCCACTTCCCCAACAAGGCGCTGCCCTCGGCAGggaccctgccctggctgcagggcatCATCTGCAACATGAACAACCCCTGCTTCCGGCATCCCACGGCGGGAGAGGCCCCTGGCGTGGTGGGCAACTTCGATGGCTCCAT CCTCTCCCGCCTCCTGACCGAAGCCCGGCAGGTCCTACTCCACGGCCACGGGCAGCGGCTCCTGCGCAGCTTCGCCCGGCTCCTGCCCGCCCTGCGCCGGCTCCGGGACAGTGGGAATCAGCGGAGGG ctctgccggTGAGGGAATACTTGAGAGAGAACGAGACCTTCTCCCGGTTCCTGCGGACCAACACATCTCTGCCCCCGGTGCTGGTGGATGAGCTGATGGGGGCTCGGCTCAGCCCCCGCATC TTCTCCCTGGAGAGCATTCGCCTCCCGCTAAAAGCCCTGGTCTGCAACGCCTCGGTCCTGGGGAGCTTCCTGGTGGAGGGCGTCGCCGACTCcacccagagcctgcagcaagGACTGTGCgcactgcccagctcccagctccgTGCCATGGAGggctccttcctctcccagaTGGACTTCCCGCGGCTCCTGGCG GAACAGCTGAGCTCAGAGTTGGGCGGAATCGCTGTCACCGTGGAAGCTTTGGGCAGCTTCCTGCGGGATGCAACATCCCTGATGGAGGAG GTCTCCTCCATGACCAGCCTGGCCGAGCTGCGGCAGGAGTTAGAGGGGCTGAGGGCCCCCaacaccagcaccaccagcacgGGCGCCTTCACAGCCCTGTCACGCATCGCCTGTGGACACCCCGAGGGTGGGGGGCTCAGGATCCCCTCCCTCAACTGGTACGAGGACAATGACGTCAAAGCATTCCTGGACCGTAACAGCTCGGAGAAGAGACCTGTGgcctcaggcagcagca gtcccttctGCCGGGAGCTGCTCCGCAGCCTGGAGTCCAACCCCCTCTCACAGATCTTCTGGCGGGGGATCAAGCCCCTCTTTGTGGGGAAGATCCTGTACACGCCacccgggcccggccccgacAGTGTGATGGCTGAG GTGAATCGGACCTTCCGGGAGCTGGCGGTGCTGGGGGAGTTGGGGGgtgcctggcaggagctgggaccCCGAATCTACACCCTCCTCAACAGCAGCCTGGAGATGCAGGTGCTCCAG gacctgctgctggccccGAGCACAGCCCAGATCCTGGATGGGTTTCTCAACGGCACCTCCTGgaagctgccagagctggccACGTTCctggcggggccggcgggggggCCGGGCCTCACCTGGCACCAGGTGTACGCTGATGTGGACGCGGTCCTGAGCATGCTGTCACAGTTCATGGAG TGTGTCTGCCTGGACAAGATCGAGGCAGTGGccacagaggagcagctggtAGCCCgggccctggagctgctggaggagcagcagtttTGGGCAGCAGTGGTCTTCCAGCCCCCCATCAATGCCACAGCCCCCGGACTGCCACCCCATGTCCGCTACAAGATCCGCATGGACATCGATGATGTCACGAGGACCAACAAGATCAAGGACAG GTTTTGGGACCCAGGCCCTGCAGCTGACCCCTTCAGCGACTTGCGCTATGTCTGGGGAGGCTTCGTCTACATTCAGGACCTGGTGGAGCAGGCGGTGGTGCGGGTGCAGACTGGGGCTGCCCCACGGACAGGGGTCTACGTCCAGCAGATGCCCTACCCCTGCTATGTGGATGATGT GTTCCTGAGAGTCCTGAACCGCTCGCTGCCTCTCTTTATGACGCTGGCCTGGATCTACTCAGTGGCCATGATCATCAAGGGGGTGGTGCATGAGAAGGAGACGCGTCTCAAGGAGACCATGAAGACCATGGGGCTGAGCAGTGGGATCCTCTGGCTCAGCTGGTTCCTCAGCAGCTTCATCCCCTtcctcctcagctctgccctccttGTCCTCATCCTCAAG CTGGGAAACATCCTGCCCTACAGCGACCCAGCagtcatcttcctcttcctcgGCACCTTCTCGGTGGCCACCATCAGCCAGTGCTTCCTCATCAGCACCTTCTTCCCCCGTGCCAACCTGGCCTCGGCGTGCGGTGGCATCATCTACTTCTCGCTGTACCTGCCCTACGTGCTGTGCGTCGCCTGGCGCGACTACATCACCTTCCCAATCCGCGTCCTCGTG AGCCTGCTGTCCCCTGTGGCCTTCGGCTTCGGCTGCGATTACTTCTCCCTCTACGAGGAGCAGGGGGTGGGCATCCAGTGGCACAACCTGGGTGCCAGCCCCGTGCCAGGAGACCCGTACAGCTTTGCTGCAGccatggggctgctgctgctggatgctATCCTCTATGGCCTGGCGACCTGGTACCTCGAGGGTGTCTTCCCAG GTCAGTACGGGATCCCCAAGCCCTGGAATTTCCCCTTCCTGAAGAGTTACTGGTTTGGAGAGTCATCCTCAGCTGGGCACTCCCTGTACCACATCAGCCCCCACACTGCACCCCAAG TGCTGGTGGAGGAGCCGCCTGCCGAGCTCCAGCCCGGCGTCTCCATCTGCAACCTGGTGAAGGTCTATGGCAGCAGCGGCCGTGCGGCCGTCAATGGGCTGAGCCTGGACTTCTATGAGGGGCAGATCACATCCTTCCTGGGCCATAACGGTGCTGGAAAGACCACCACCAT GTCCATCTTGACTGGCCTCCTGCCCCCCACTTCGGGCACTGCCTATATCCTGGGCTGGGACATCCGCTCCGATATCGACAGCATCCGCAAATCCATGGGGATGTGTCCCCAGCACAACGTGCTCTTCGACAT CCTCACGGTGGAGGAGCACGTCTGGTTCTACGGGCGGCTGAAGGGGCTCTCGGAGCAGCAGGtgcaggaggagatggagcagctgcTTCAGGACACGGGGTTGGCCCACAAGCGCCGGGAACAGACCAGGAACCTCTCGG GCGGGATGCAGCGGAAGCTCTCGGTGGCCATCGCCTTCGTGGGCGGCTCCCGGGTGGTCATCCTGGACGAGCCCACGGCCGGCGTCGACCCCTTCTCCCGCCGCAGcatctgggagctgctgctcaagTACCGCAAAG GCCGCACCATCATCCTGTCCACCCACTACATGGACGAGGCGGAGCTGTTGGGGGACCGCACCGCCATCATCTCGCAGGGCcggctctgctgctgtgggtcCCCCCTCTTcctcaaggccaggctgggcaccGGCTACCACCTCACCCTGGTGAagcgggagcggagcgggaCAGGTGGCAACACCAGCACTGTCCCCAGTGTCACCAAAAAG GACGGCAGCGACTCGgagcacagcagtgacacaggcCTGGGCAGCGAGCGGGGCAGTGACGCCAGCGCCGTGG ATGTGGCCCAGCTGTCAGCACTGATCCAGAAGCTGGTGCCCGGCTCCCGGCTGGTGGAGGACATTGGGCACGAGGTGCTCTTTGTCCTGCCCTACAGCGGGGCCAGGGATGGGACCTTCGGGAAGCTGTTCCGCGAGCTGGACACACGCCTGGGGGAACTGGGGGTCTCCAGCTACGGCATCTCCGACACCACTCTGGAAGAG ATCTTCCTGAAGGTGGCTGAGGACACAGGGCTGGACACTGACACCACAG GAACCGCAAGAGGAGCAGCCCCATGCGAGACGGGGGACGTGGATGTGGCCGATGGAGAGCTGG CCAAAGGAGCCCGGCGAG TGGAGGAGCCCCGGGAGACGGACCTGctgcggggggcggcggggcaggCCTGCGGcagggtgaggggctgggcGCTCACCTGCCGCCAGCTCCGCGCTCTCTTCACCAAGAGGATGCTCCACGCCCGGCGCAGCACCCGCGGCTTCTTCGCGCAG ATCGTCCTCCCCGCCGTCTTTGTCTGCATCGCGCTGCTCTTCAGCCTCATCGTGCCGCCCTTCGGGAAGTACCCGccgctgcagctccagccctggatgTACGGGCAGCAGTTCACCTTTTTCAG CAACGATGCCCCGGGAGACCCCGACACGGCCCGGCTGCTGGACGCGCTCCTGGCCGAGCCCGGCTTTGGCACCAAATGCAtgaaggaagaggggaaggc GACGGGGCTGTGCCCACCAGCTTCCCACCCCGATGGCTTCTCGGCCCCCTCAgcccccccatccctgctggaaGCGCTGTGGCGTGGGAACTGGACACAGGCTGAGCCGTCCCCCCCGTGTCAGTGCAGTGGGCCAGGGGCACACAGGATGCTCCCTGAGTGTCCcgagggggctggggggctcccACCACCCCAG GTACAGAGGGGGACAGGGGACATCCTTCAGAACCTGACAGGCAGGAACATCTCCGACTACCTGGTGAAGACCTACCCCCAGATCATCCGGCAGGA GCTGAGGAACAAGAAATGGGTGAATGAGCAGAG GTACGGCGGCTTCTCCCTGGGCGCCGGCAGCTCCCAGGCCCTGCCGTCAGCAGCAGAGGTGGatcaggcagtgctggagctccGGGTGCTGCTCAGCATCACCCCG GGCAGCCCTTCAGATCGGCTCCTGGCCAACCTCAGCCGCTTCATCGAGGGTTTGGACGCCCGCAGGAATATCAAg GTCTGGTTCAACAACAAGGGCTGGCATGCCATGGTCTCCTTCCTCAACGTGGCCAGCAATGGGCTGCTGCGAGCCTGGCTGCCCCCCGGCACCGACCCCACGCGCTTCGGCATCACGGCCACCAACCATCCCCTCAACCTCACCAAGGAGCAGCTCTCTGAGGCCGCCCT GATGGCCACCTCTGTTGACGTGCTGGTCTCCATCTGCGTGATCTTCGCCATGTCCTTCGTCCCGGCCAGCTTCGTTGTCTTCCTCATTGAGGAGAGGGTCAGCAAGGCCAAGCACCTTCAGTTTGTCAGCGGGATGAAGCCCATCACCTACTGGCTGGGCAACTTCGCCTGGGACatg TGCAACTACCTGGTCCCTGCACTGCTGGTCATCCTcatcttcctctgcttccagcaggaaTCCTACGTGTCCTCGGCCAACCTGccctccctggtgctgctgctgctgctctacGG ATGGTCCATCACCCCCCTGATGTATCCAgcctccttcctcttcagcaTCCCCAGCACCGCCTACGTGGCCCTGACCTGCATCAACCTCTTCATCGGCATCAACGGCAGCGTGGCCACCTTTGTGCTGGAGCTCTTTGTGGACCAG AACCTCAATGACATCAACCGCGTCCTGAAGAAGGTTTTCCTCATCTTCCCCCACTTCTGCTTGGGCCGAGGCCTCATTGACATGGTGAAGAATCAGGCAATGGCTGATGCCTTTGAGAGGTTCG GAGACAAGCGCTTTGTGTCCCCACTCTCCTGGGACCTGGCAGGGAAGAACATGTTTGCCATGGCCATCGAGGGCatcatcttcttcctcttcaccctcctgctgcagtaccaCCGCTTCTTCCTGCGCCTGGC GCCACGGGCTCTGGAGCTGCCCTCACTGGGGGACGAGGACCAGGATGTGGCCAGGGAGCGGGCGAGGGTGGGCAGCATCCCCCTGCAcagccacctcctgctgctgaaggacCTGACCAAG GTGTACCGGCGCAGGAAGGCTCCGGCCGTGGACCGGCTCTGCGTGGCCATCCCCCCCGGGGAG TGCTTTGGCCTCCTGGGGGTGAACGGGGCCGGGAAAACATCCACCTTCAAGATGCTGACAGGGGACACAGAGGTGACGCTGGGAGAGGCCTGGTTGAAGGGGCACAG CGTGCTCACCGACCTCCAGTCCGTCCACCAGCACATGGGTTACTGTCCCCAGTTTGATGCCATCACGGACCTGCTGACAGGGCGGGAGCACCTGGAGTTCTACAGCCGCCTGCGCGGGGTCCCGGAGGAGGAGACCCCCAGG GTGGCTCAGTGGGGCATCGCCGCGCTGGGGCTGGGCCCGCACGCGGACCGGCCGGCGGGCAAGTACAGCGGGGGCAACAAGCGCAAGCTCTCCACGGCCATCGCCCTCCTCGGCTGCCCCCCCGTCGTCTTCCTG GATGAGCCCACAACGGGGATGGATCCGCAAGCCCGGAGGTTCCTGTGGGAGCGCATCCTTGGCGTTATCCGGGACGGCCGGTCCGTGGTGCTCACGTCCCACAG CATGGAGGAGTGTGAGGCGCTCTGCACCAGGATGGCCATCATGGTCAATGGCCGGTTCCGCTGCCTGGGCAGCGTGCAGCACCTCAAGAACAG GTTTGGGGACGGGTACACGGTGGTGGTGCGGGCGGGGGGCCCTGGCCCGGCAGCGGTgcaggccctgctgcagcagcactttcccGGCATCGTGCTGCGGGAGCGGCACGGGGGACTGCTGCAGTACCACCTGCCTGCCCGTGTCGCCTCCCTGGCCACTGTCTTCAGCCTTCTGGCCGCACATCGTGGCCCCTGCCACATCGAGGACTACTCTGTGTCCCAGACCACACTGGACCAG GTCTTCGTGCACTTTGCCCAGGAGCAGAGCGATGGGGATGTCGGGGAGGtcacagccccagagcaggatGCGGCCCCCAGTCCCGGGAGGAGGCTGACCACGTTCCTGGAGGACGACAGCTACCAGGAGAGCGCTGTCTGA